The DNA window TCTATCAATTATTATCATGAATCATTGATCTTATTGGAATATAGTTCCCACTTGAGCCCAATCTTCATCCAATTATATTTGAGatgaaaaatccaaaaaataataaaaactaaaCTATTCACACATTATTACTTTCTTTTAGCTAAGTCCAAAGTAGAATGCATAGAAATTTAATGCGATATACCATTTAATATAGCAACTTagtaaaccctaaaccctaaaccctattcAAAATCTCACATTTCCCCTTTTTGAAATATTTCACACAAATGTTTAGGATAGAGATAATAACAAATATACATGTGAGTATTATTACTCATCAAGACAGAGACACAAAACGGTATGAAATGGGCAACTTAGTAATTTAATCAATTTCCCTATGTCTGAAGGTATTTAAagttttttcaattttggaatattatttttgttatcCAATCACACCTCATGGTCAGAAATTTTGCAGGCCttgttaattttattaataaatattttatatttaatttccGACCTAACAAAAGCATACCCCACAgattatgatttttatattCGGATTAACATATTCCTGATACTGCTTACTCTCAAAAAGTGAAGaagattttcaaattttgtttaCTCAGAATTTCTAAATAAGTTTTGGCGATGGATTCAATTGCACCGTTGTTGGCTTCACGAATAGCATCTCATCGATCTGTAAGCTTCTTTTGCCTCTCATTTCAATCTAATTCGAATGCTCCCCCATTTCGTTGGGGCAATCATTCCCATTTCGCGGAAGTGTTGGTGCTTTCTAGGGTTTCGTTAAAGCGCAGATCTTTATGAAATATCCTTCAGTTTTTTTCGTTTAATCCCTAGGAAATTTACTACTTGTAGCTCGGGTATTGCGAATGTTGATGGAATTTGCGTATTGGGATCTATGAAAAAATGCAATCTTTGATATTTATTCTTAGCTCTGCTTTTAGGATTGTGTTTTAGTTTGAATTTCTCCctttttggttttgtttttgcttttgtaAGTTTTGGTATCGTAATAAATGTCGtctttgatatttttatatatttgttctTAGCTCTGCTTTTAGACGTGTGGGTTTAGTTTGAATTTCCCATTTTTTGTTTTGCTTTCGTAGGTTTTTAGCTGTAAGGATATGGTGAAAATATGAAAAGTCTGAAGTTGATTTTCTTTTGCTTATCTCTTTCTAAGAGCAGGGAGCTGAAGGTTCGGTTGAATAACAGGTTTATGCTTTATTTGTTTTTCTCAGGTTTAGGCTAGTGGTGTTTCGAGTACTTGGTTCGGAGTGCTCGAAGTGTGTATTATTGAATGGCTGATTCGGGTTCTGTAGATGGTATACTGGAGTTTctgaaaaagaataaatttaCAAAGGCAGAGGCTGCATTACGGAGCGAATTGGGTAATAGGCCTGACTTGAATGGGCTTCTTCAAAAGCTTATGCTTGATGATAAGGAGTCAAGTGGATCAGGTAAAGAAGTAAATGGGGCTGTTTCGGGAGAAGAAGATAAAAACACAAAAAGTGCTAGACATGGCGTGGAAAGTTTTAAGGGTTCATTTGCCTTGAGTACTGTTGACTCATCTAAGGAGCTAATTGTGAAAGAGGTAGATAGCGGAACTGGAAGAAATGAGTCGGATAACAAGTGGAAAAATGCTGGCACTACAAAAAAGCAGAGCAAGGCTGGTGAGAATATTGCAGCAAGTGAGAAGAACCTTGTGTTCTCCAATGGTTTGGATGATACTGTGCTTGATTTATATTCGTGGAAGTACGGTACAAGCAATGGTCCAGTTACTCCATACCAGAATGATGGTGGCAGTATCGGTGAGAACAATTTTTTGGGATTCCAGGTTCCTGGAAAAGCAAACATGGATTCATCTGAGACTCTTGAAAGTGGTCAAGTTCACCACAAATCTGGTGATGATGCCAGTGTTTCTGGTGAAAAGGGAATTACTTGGCCTGGTATTAGCACAGATTTGACATATGAGAAGAAGAGTGATAATAAGGTAGTAGATCAACAAAGACTGCCAAACATCACATGCTCAAAGGATGATCTCGTTGATAATCTCTGGTCCAGAAGCGATGTATCTGGTCAACCTTCATCAGAGGTCCGGAAAGAGTGTCATGTGAAAACTGTTTTCCCATCTTCCAGTGGAGATACTTCTACAAGTTATGACAGAGCTATTGCTGTTGTTGATCAACAGGAGGGTAAAAGGAAAGCAGGAGTCAATAACATTAGAGCAGCAATAAAGGAGCAAGTAGATGAGGTGGGTAGAGCTCTTTTCTTTGGGAAGAATCATGGAGCTGAGCCCAAAGAATTCGGTCCATTAGAATTTAATTTTGCACCTGAGAACCAAAGGGAAGAGTTACCAAGGCTACCACCTGTGAGACTCAAGACAGAAGACAAGCCTTTCAATATTCAATGGGAGGAGAAATATGAACGTGATGCACCGAAGATCTTGGATGCCGACAATGCTTTTCTTATTGGGTCATTTCTGGATGTACCTATTGGCCAAGAGATCAGTGCAACAGGTTTTCCCAAATACTTCTAGAATATTTTCTTTCCCACCATGCGAGCTATGCTCACAAGTCACTATCATGCTTATATAGGTGTAAACAAGAACGTCATGGAATTTCTCTAATTGATTATATATGCTGATATGCTTTAATTGGGAATTTACTTGAGAGCACGATTTGATTATATATGCTCGAACTATCTGACATTTCTAACTCTTAGCTGTGTAGAGAAGAACACAGACTATGTGAAATATGGATGATCTTTTCTGCAGTCTCCTTCGGTTTCCAATTTGTTTCCTCACTAAATTTCTTTAAAATGATTTCTCTTCTTATCCTTCCCGTCAACAACCACATTGTTGGCAAGACAGcatttttatatatatcaaCTCTTTCTCTCTATCCTTCCCttagaaatttatttattttgactgCTATCTGTTTGCTTATTGCATTTCTATTTGGAAATTGATGATTCATAGGAAAGAGGCTAGGAGGAGGCAATTGGCTATCTGTGAGTCAGGGTATCACCGAGGATACTTCTGACCTGGTTTCTGGTTTTGCAACTATTGGTGATGGAATGAGTGAATCCATAGAGTACCCTAATGAATATTGGGACTCTGATGAATATGAAGATGACGATGATGTTGGCTATATGAGACAACCCATTGAAGATGAGACCTGGTTTCTGGCTCATGAAATCGACTACCCAAGTGACAATGAGAAGGGGACTGGACATGGGAGTGTTCCAGACACTCAAGAACGGAGTCAGCACAAAAATGATGAAGATGACCAGTCATTTGCCGAGGAGGATTCTTACTTCTCTGGGGAAAGGTATATCCAGTCGAAAGCCGTTAGTGCTATTGTGTATGCAGATGACCATGATGGGCTGTCAGCTACTGAAATTTACAGGAGAGACAGAGATAATGATATGATTAGGCAATATGATGGGCAGTTGATGGACGAGGAGGAGCTCAAGTTGATGCGTTCAGAACCTGTTTGGCAGGGGTTTGTGTCTCAGACAAATGAACTCATTATGTTAGGGGATGGAAAAGCTATGAGTGAACTGGGAAGGCTGCAGCCAGATATCTGCATGGATGATAATCAACACAGTTCAGTTAGATCTATTGGTGTAGGAATCAACAGTGATGCTGCTGATATAGGCAGTGAAGTACGAGAAAGTTTGGTTGGAGACAGCAGTGAAGGTGATGTAGAATACTTTCAGTATCATGATGTTGGTGTTCAAGGGTCTAGACACTCACAACATGACTCGGATAAGAATACAGGTGAGAGATCTAAATCAAAGACTCATAATACTGAGAAACATATGATGAGTAATGACAAGAATCCGTATGCAATAGCAAAGTTAGATGGAGGTTTCTCATTTCCTCCTCCTAGAGATGGACAAGTGGTGCAAAAGAGCTCAGGCAAAGCTTTGTGGTCAAACCAGAATAAGACCATTGTGGGTGATGAAGCTTATGATCATGACATGGCGAATGACAACATGCTTGCATCATGGAGGCCGAAAAGCAATGACTCCTCACCAACTAAGAGTTCAAGGGATGAACATGCTAATGCTGGGGAATCAGCAAATTCAAGTCTGTCATCTCTTTCTAATTATGGCTACATTGATAGGGAACTTTTAAAGAAAGAACAAGATATGAAAACAACAGGCGTAACAGAAGAGGATCCAGTGGAGGCCCTCGAGGATGAGGAAGCTACAGCTGTTCAAGAGCAAGTGAAGCAAATCAAAGCACAAGAGGAGGAATTTGAGACCTTCGATTTGAAAATTGTCCACAGAAAAAACAGGCATGTACCTTGTCCATCTTTTTTTCACAGCATCCTGTGAATACTCCTTGTTTTTGGTTTAGAAGTTTGTGATACTTCTATGGGAGTGTGGTTGTAATGACTGTAAATTTTATATAACCTCCACTCTTTTTACTTTACTACTTCTGTCTGTGGTATTACTAGTAGAAGCGGTTCCTCAATTGTGCTTCTGTTTTTTGTGTTTAGGACCGGCTTTGAGGAGGACAAGAATTTTCATGTTGTTTTGAACTCAGTCATTGCTGGTCGTTATCATGTCACCGAGTATCTTGGATCAGCTGCATTCAGCAAAGCTATTCAGGCACATGATCTGCATACTGGCATGGATGTATGTGTGAAAATTATAAAGAACAACAAAGATTTTTTTGATCAGAGCCTCGATGAAATAAAGTTGCTCAAGTATGTAAATAAACATGATCCTGGTGACAAGTACCATCTTCTTCGGTTGTATGATTACTTCTACTATCGCGTAAGTAAGCAATTCTTCCATCTGTTTGATTGACGTAGATTGTTCAGCATTAACTTTTAGCATTTGGTTTGACTCTTCATGGCTAGCTTCTGATATATGTGCATTGCTTTAGACAACCTTGTCTTAATCTTATCATCATATGAAGGCTATATCAACAGATTCAACACTATACATAACATGATTGAATGAAAtacaatttttataattaagctcataatttatttatgaatTATGACCAAACTACTATCAATCTCTTTTTGATACTAACTGCTGAGAGTTGATGTGAGTATTGCAAGCTTGTGATCATCAACCATAATATGTCTGTGAGGGAAAAGGGACACTACTGACTGTTATTTATATATGCAGGAGCATCTATTGATTGTTTGTGAATTGCTCAAAGCAAACCTATATGAGTTCCACAAGTTTAACCGGGAATCTGGAGGAGAAGTGTACTTTACAATGCCAAGACTACAGGTCTTGTCCTAAATTTATTGTCTGCTTGCTTATTTTAGTATTGTTGCTGACTATAATTTTGATTGCTGCAGTCAATCACGATTCAGTGTTTGGAAGCTCTTCAATTCTTACACAGTCTTGGCCTCATTCATTGTGACCTGAAGCCTGAAAATATTTTGGTCAAAAGCTACAGTAGATGTGAGGTTAAGGTTATCGATCTAGGAAGCAGTTGCTTTGAGACCGACCATCTCTGTTCTTATGTTCAGTCTAGGTCATACCGGGCTCCAGAGGTCATTTTGGGACTCCCATATGGAAAAAAGATTGATCTTTGGTCCCTTGGTTGCATCTTGGCAGAACTATGCACAGGCAATGTAAGTTATGCTGTTAACGACGTGCTTTTCTAAAATTGAATTACACAGCCATTCAATATAGGCTTCTATATTTTGTCGTTTCTTTGATGATATTATCTGTTCCTTTGTAGGTACTCTTTCAAAATGATTCTCCTGCCACCTTACTTGCTCGAGTTATCGGAATCATAGGCTCTATTGAGCAAGGAATGCTTGCCAAAGGACGTGACACATACAAATATTTCACCAAGAATCACATGCTTTACGAAAGGAGCCAGGTACCGCATGTTACTCTTCCCCTTCTTATGCATGCTTAACATTTAAGTGATTGCATGACAAAACGAGGATGGTTCGTGGGCTTAGAACAACCGTTTTTCTCAGTCTCACTTAACAAATAATAATGTGATGGCATTACCACTAAATGCAAAATTCCAACTTTCTCCACTTAGATGCATCCACAGCTAACATAGCTTTGCTACTCTACGGGTGCATTCTCTCTGGTTGTCAATTTACAACCAAAGAGAACGCGCCCTACATATAAATTGTGTACATGAAGAAAATGATGTATTACTTCCTCTCTTCTCCTCAGGATAGTAACAGACTTGAATACCTGATACCGAAAAAGTCATCCTTGAGACATAGATTGCCAATGGGGGACCAAGGCTTCATTGACTTCATTGCTCATCTGCTAGAAGTGAACCCAGACAAGAGACCTTCTGCATCGGAGGCTCTGAAACACCCTTGGTTACAGTACCCTTACGAACCCATCTCATCATGAGAAAGAAGGATAGTCTTTGATCCGACTTGTCTTCACTGCTCGTTGATCTGCAAATCAGTCTTCAATGCGGCTGCATTGTTGGAGCGCCTGCACAAAGGTTTTAACAAATGATCGAATCTTCCTTACCCATTGCCAAAAATTGTATCTTGATTATTACAAAACAGAATCTTCCTCTGGTTTTTTTGGGGACTTTG is part of the Salvia splendens isolate huo1 chromosome 22, SspV2, whole genome shotgun sequence genome and encodes:
- the LOC121787206 gene encoding uncharacterized protein LOC121787206 isoform X2, which gives rise to MADSGSVDGILEFLKKNKFTKAEAALRSELGNRPDLNGLLQKLMLDDKESSGSGKEVNGAVSGEEDKNTKSARHGVESFKGSFALSTVDSSKELIVKEVDSGTGRNESDNKWKNAGTTKKQSKAGENIAASEKNLVFSNGLDDTVLDLYSWKYGTSNGPVTPYQNDGGSIGENNFLGFQVPGKANMDSSETLESGQVHHKSGDDASVSGEKGITWPGISTDLTYEKKSDNKVVDQQRLPNITCSKDDLVDNLWSRSDVSGQPSSEEGKRKAGVNNIRAAIKEQVDEVGRALFFGKNHGAEPKEFGPLEFNFAPENQREELPRLPPVRLKTEDKPFNIQWEEKYERDAPKILDADNAFLIGSFLDVPIGQEISATGKRLGGGNWLSVSQGITEDTSDLVSGFATIGDGMSESIEYPNEYWDSDEYEDDDDVGYMRQPIEDETWFLAHEIDYPSDNEKGTGHGSVPDTQERSQHKNDEDDQSFAEEDSYFSGERYIQSKAVSAIVYADDHDGLSATEIYRRDRDNDMIRQYDGQLMDEEELKLMRSEPVWQGFVSQTNELIMLGDGKAMSELGRLQPDICMDDNQHSSVRSIGVGINSDAADIGSEVRESLVGDSSEGDVEYFQYHDVGVQGSRHSQHDSDKNTGERSKSKTHNTEKHMMSNDKNPYAIAKLDGGFSFPPPRDGQVVQKSSGKALWSNQNKTIVGDEAYDHDMANDNMLASWRPKSNDSSPTKSSRDEHANAGESANSSLSSLSNYGYIDRELLKKEQDMKTTGVTEEDPVEALEDEEATAVQEQVKQIKAQEEEFETFDLKIVHRKNRTGFEEDKNFHVVLNSVIAGRYHVTEYLGSAAFSKAIQAHDLHTGMDVCVKIIKNNKDFFDQSLDEIKLLKYVNKHDPGDKYHLLRLYDYFYYREHLLIVCELLKANLYEFHKFNRESGGEVYFTMPRLQSITIQCLEALQFLHSLGLIHCDLKPENILVKSYSRCEVKVIDLGSSCFETDHLCSYVQSRSYRAPEVILGLPYGKKIDLWSLGCILAELCTGNVLFQNDSPATLLARVIGIIGSIEQGMLAKGRDTYKYFTKNHMLYERSQDSNRLEYLIPKKSSLRHRLPMGDQGFIDFIAHLLEVNPDKRPSASEALKHPWLQYPYEPISS
- the LOC121787206 gene encoding uncharacterized protein LOC121787206 isoform X1, with the translated sequence MADSGSVDGILEFLKKNKFTKAEAALRSELGNRPDLNGLLQKLMLDDKESSGSGKEVNGAVSGEEDKNTKSARHGVESFKGSFALSTVDSSKELIVKEVDSGTGRNESDNKWKNAGTTKKQSKAGENIAASEKNLVFSNGLDDTVLDLYSWKYGTSNGPVTPYQNDGGSIGENNFLGFQVPGKANMDSSETLESGQVHHKSGDDASVSGEKGITWPGISTDLTYEKKSDNKVVDQQRLPNITCSKDDLVDNLWSRSDVSGQPSSEVRKECHVKTVFPSSSGDTSTSYDRAIAVVDQQEGKRKAGVNNIRAAIKEQVDEVGRALFFGKNHGAEPKEFGPLEFNFAPENQREELPRLPPVRLKTEDKPFNIQWEEKYERDAPKILDADNAFLIGSFLDVPIGQEISATGKRLGGGNWLSVSQGITEDTSDLVSGFATIGDGMSESIEYPNEYWDSDEYEDDDDVGYMRQPIEDETWFLAHEIDYPSDNEKGTGHGSVPDTQERSQHKNDEDDQSFAEEDSYFSGERYIQSKAVSAIVYADDHDGLSATEIYRRDRDNDMIRQYDGQLMDEEELKLMRSEPVWQGFVSQTNELIMLGDGKAMSELGRLQPDICMDDNQHSSVRSIGVGINSDAADIGSEVRESLVGDSSEGDVEYFQYHDVGVQGSRHSQHDSDKNTGERSKSKTHNTEKHMMSNDKNPYAIAKLDGGFSFPPPRDGQVVQKSSGKALWSNQNKTIVGDEAYDHDMANDNMLASWRPKSNDSSPTKSSRDEHANAGESANSSLSSLSNYGYIDRELLKKEQDMKTTGVTEEDPVEALEDEEATAVQEQVKQIKAQEEEFETFDLKIVHRKNRTGFEEDKNFHVVLNSVIAGRYHVTEYLGSAAFSKAIQAHDLHTGMDVCVKIIKNNKDFFDQSLDEIKLLKYVNKHDPGDKYHLLRLYDYFYYREHLLIVCELLKANLYEFHKFNRESGGEVYFTMPRLQSITIQCLEALQFLHSLGLIHCDLKPENILVKSYSRCEVKVIDLGSSCFETDHLCSYVQSRSYRAPEVILGLPYGKKIDLWSLGCILAELCTGNVLFQNDSPATLLARVIGIIGSIEQGMLAKGRDTYKYFTKNHMLYERSQDSNRLEYLIPKKSSLRHRLPMGDQGFIDFIAHLLEVNPDKRPSASEALKHPWLQYPYEPISS